One Amphiprion ocellaris isolate individual 3 ecotype Okinawa chromosome 5, ASM2253959v1, whole genome shotgun sequence genomic region harbors:
- the dusp7 gene encoding dual specificity protein phosphatase 7 yields the protein MKINHLWRGSAIVTMMMMSSKSVEWLQEELESGAGALLLLDCRPHELYESSHIESAINLAIPGLMLRRLKKGNLPIRSIIPNNEDKEKFVKRCKTDVVVLYDEATSERQESGLGSSVLGLLLQKLRDDGCKAFFLEGGFNKFQSEYPEHCETNLDCSCPSSSPPASVLGLGGLRISSDCSDGESDREPGSATESEGSPLPNNQPAFPVQILPYLYLGCAKDSTNLDVLSKYNIKYILNVTPNLPNMFEHEGDFKYKQIPISDHWSQNLSQFFPEAISFIDEARSKKCGILVHCLAGISRSVTVTVAYLMQKLNLSLNDAYDFVKRKKSNISPNFNFMGQLLDFERTLGLNSPCDNHSTSPTHDQLFFTTPTNHNVFQLDTLEST from the exons ATGAAAATTAATCATCTGTGGAGAGGCTCCGCGATCGTGACTATGATGATGATGTCGAGTAAGAGCGTGGagtggctgcaggaggagctggagtcCGGGGCCGgagcgctgctgctgctcgacTGCAGACCCCATGAGCTGTACGAGTCCTCGCACATCGAGTCGGCCATCAACCTGGCCATCCCGGGCCTCATGCTCCGCAGGCTCAAGAAGGGAAACCTCCCCATCCGCTCCATCATCCCCAACAACGAGGACAAGGAGAAATTCGTCAAGCGCTGCAAGACGGACGTGGTGGTCCTGTACGACGAGGCGACCTCGGAGCGGCAGGAGTCCGGGCTGGGAAGCTCCGTGCTGGGCTTGCTGCTGCAGAAGCTCCGGGACGACGGCTGCAAGGCTTTCTTCCTGGAGG GGGGCTTCAACAAGTTCCAGTCGGAGTACCCCGAGCACTGCGAGACCAATTTGGACTGCTCCTGTCCCAGCAGCTCCCCACCAGCCTCCGTCCTCGGCCTCGGGGGACTCCGCATCAGCTCCGACTGCTCGGACGGAGAATCCGACCGCGAGCCGGGCAGCGCCACCGAGTCGGAGGGCAGCCCGCTGCCCAACAACCAACCAGCGTTCCCCGTCCAGATCCTGCCGTACCTTTACCTGGGCTGTGCCAAAGATTCCACCAACCTGGATGTGCTCAGCAAGTACAACATCAAGTACATCCTCAACGTGACGCCCAACCTGCCCAACATGTTCGAACATGAAGGGGACTTCAAGTACAAACAGATCCCCATCTCCGATCACTGGAGCCAGAACCTCTCACAGTTTTTCCCCGAGGCCATTTCATTCATTG ACGAGGCTCGCTCCAAAAAGTGCGGCATCCTGGTCCACTGTCTGGCCGGGATCAGCCGGTCGGTCACCGTCACCGTGGCCTACCTGATGCAGAAGCTCAACCTGTCGCTGAACGACGCCTACGACTTCGTCAAGCGgaaaaagtccaacatttcCCCCAACTTCAACTTCATGGGCCAGCTCCTGGACTTTGAGCGGACGCTGGGCCTCAACAGCCCCTGCGACAACCACTCGACCTCCCCGACGCACGACCAGCTCTTCTTCACCACCCCGACCAATCACAATGTGTTTCAGCTGGACACCCTGGAGTCCACATGA